A single Sulfurihydrogenibium sp. DNA region contains:
- the rimI gene encoding ribosomal protein S18-alanine N-acetyltransferase: protein MTFRPLNPNEKEIVKSFLRDIFEKDFDDSFFSENNNPTVLEINGQIIGFLSYFYILDEAELFLIAVKKEFQGLGYGKILLEYLLNKLKENNVKICYLEVSSKNSRAINLYKKFGFYEYGYREKYYSNSDDAILMKKEL from the coding sequence ATGACTTTTAGACCATTAAACCCAAACGAGAAAGAAATAGTAAAAAGTTTCTTAAGAGATATCTTTGAAAAAGATTTTGATGACTCTTTTTTTAGCGAAAACAACAATCCAACAGTTTTAGAAATAAATGGTCAAATCATAGGATTTTTAAGCTACTTTTATATTTTAGATGAAGCAGAGCTTTTTCTAATAGCTGTCAAAAAAGAGTTTCAAGGTTTGGGATATGGTAAAATTTTGTTAGAGTATCTTTTGAATAAGCTAAAAGAGAATAACGTAAAGATTTGCTACTTAGAAGTTTCTTCAAAAAATTCAAGAGCGATCAATCTATATAAAAAGTTTGGTTTTTATGAATATGGTTATAGAGAAAAGTATTATTCAAACTCAGATGATGCAATTTTGATGAAAAAGGAGCTATAA
- a CDS encoding multiheme c-type cytochrome, giving the protein MRYLNYLTLLMISIFLTSCEKGLEFFQEKDLLERPTSKRCAECHENIYNQFKESRHAMSWISPEFKRGSENYSKEKCLSCHAPYEITINEKPKLRDAHREDGVNCVACHFRDSTKSMHGPYDVFSPPHPSTQDLTYTKAEICSGCHQETYKQWKMVGTDKNCQQCHMPAEKGSLIQKFPFTYMHLPKEVHHHGFIVPKSKPEFFEVKAEKTDKTLKLTILNKKVPHNVPTADNGKPKYYVDVTFLKGGKDVYSDSITVLPNDPFVNGKEKVLEFNSVAEFDKVRIVLSRKLSWQEKPEKIASYDF; this is encoded by the coding sequence ATGCGATATTTAAACTATCTGACACTTTTGATGATATCTATATTTTTAACCTCCTGTGAAAAAGGTTTAGAGTTTTTTCAGGAAAAAGATTTACTTGAAAGACCAACTTCAAAAAGATGTGCAGAATGTCATGAGAATATATACAATCAGTTTAAAGAATCAAGGCATGCAATGTCTTGGATAAGCCCAGAATTTAAAAGAGGAAGTGAAAATTATTCAAAAGAAAAATGTCTTTCATGTCATGCACCTTATGAGATAACAATTAATGAAAAACCAAAGCTTAGAGATGCACACAGAGAGGATGGAGTTAACTGCGTAGCCTGCCACTTTAGAGATTCTACAAAAAGCATGCATGGACCTTACGATGTATTTTCTCCACCCCATCCGTCAACACAAGATTTAACATATACAAAAGCAGAAATATGTTCAGGATGCCATCAAGAAACGTACAAACAATGGAAAATGGTTGGCACGGACAAAAACTGTCAGCAATGTCATATGCCTGCGGAAAAAGGAAGCTTGATTCAAAAATTTCCATTTACATACATGCACTTACCAAAGGAAGTTCATCATCACGGATTTATAGTTCCAAAATCAAAACCAGAATTTTTTGAAGTAAAAGCAGAGAAAACAGACAAGACATTAAAACTCACAATCTTAAATAAAAAAGTTCCCCATAATGTACCAACAGCAGATAACGGAAAGCCTAAATACTACGTTGATGTAACCTTTTTAAAAGGTGGTAAGGATGTTTATTCTGACAGCATAACAGTTCTTCCAAATGATCCATTTGTAAATGGCAAAGAAAAAGTCTTAGAATTTAACTCAGTAGCAGAATTTGACAAAGTTAGAATAGTTTTAAGCAGAAAATTATCTTGGCAGGAAAAACCAGAAAAAATAGCATCCTATGACTTTTAG
- a CDS encoding bifunctional 3,4-dihydroxy-2-butanone-4-phosphate synthase/GTP cyclohydrolase II → MTDFKFNTIDEAIEDILNGKMVIVVDDPDRENEGDLVCAAEKVTPEIINFMAKEGRGLICLTMLPERLKELDIQLMTTNNTDPKGTAFCVSIDAHPKYGITTGISAYERATTIKLAVSPEAKPQDFVRPGHVFPLMAKKGGVLERTGHTEASVDLARLAGLYPAGVICEIMKEDGTMARLPDLMEFAKKHNLKIITIADLVKYRLKKEKLVSREAEAFLPTKYGVFKIYGYKSLVDNTEHVALVMGEIKEDEPVLVRVHSECLTGDIFGSLRCDCQNQLHLALQKIAEEGKGVLVYMRGHEGRGIGIINKLKAYRLQDEGYDTVEANHKLGFNADLRDFGTGAQILLDLGVRKMRLMTNNPRKIVALEGFGLEIVERVPIVTQTNPHNEKYIKAKKDKLGHMIEGLEDLKCDI, encoded by the coding sequence ATGACAGATTTTAAATTTAACACCATAGATGAAGCCATAGAAGATATTCTAAACGGAAAAATGGTTATTGTTGTAGATGACCCAGACAGAGAAAATGAAGGAGACCTTGTTTGTGCAGCAGAAAAGGTAACGCCAGAAATCATAAATTTTATGGCAAAAGAAGGTAGAGGGTTAATCTGCTTAACTATGCTACCGGAAAGACTTAAAGAGCTTGATATCCAACTAATGACAACAAACAACACAGACCCAAAAGGCACTGCTTTTTGTGTATCTATTGATGCACATCCAAAATATGGAATAACAACAGGTATATCTGCTTATGAAAGAGCAACTACGATAAAATTAGCAGTTAGTCCAGAAGCTAAACCACAGGATTTTGTAAGACCGGGACACGTATTCCCATTGATGGCTAAAAAAGGTGGAGTATTAGAAAGAACAGGACATACAGAAGCTTCTGTTGACCTTGCAAGACTTGCAGGTTTATATCCTGCCGGCGTTATATGTGAAATTATGAAAGAAGATGGCACAATGGCAAGACTTCCAGATTTGATGGAGTTTGCCAAAAAACATAATCTTAAAATCATTACAATTGCAGACTTAGTTAAATACAGATTAAAAAAAGAAAAGCTTGTTTCAAGAGAAGCAGAGGCATTCTTACCTACAAAGTATGGTGTGTTTAAGATATATGGTTATAAAAGTTTAGTTGATAATACTGAGCATGTGGCACTTGTGATGGGAGAGATAAAAGAAGATGAGCCTGTTCTTGTAAGGGTTCACTCAGAATGTTTGACAGGTGATATATTTGGTTCTTTAAGATGTGATTGTCAAAATCAATTACACTTAGCACTTCAAAAGATAGCCGAAGAAGGCAAAGGTGTTTTAGTATACATGAGAGGGCACGAGGGAAGAGGTATTGGAATTATCAATAAACTAAAAGCATACAGGCTTCAAGATGAGGGTTATGATACAGTGGAAGCAAATCATAAACTCGGATTTAATGCAGATTTAAGAGATTTTGGAACAGGAGCCCAAATTTTGTTAGACCTTGGTGTTAGAAAAATGAGACTTATGACGAATAATCCAAGAAAGATAGTAGCTTTAGAAGGTTTTGGACTTGAGATCGTTGAAAGGGTGCCTATTGTTACACAAACAAATCCACATAATGAAAAGTATATAAAAGCTAAAAAAGATAAACTTGGACATATGATAGAAGGATTGGAAGACTTAAAATGCGATATTTAA